The Paraburkholderia sabiae genome includes a region encoding these proteins:
- a CDS encoding aldehyde dehydrogenase (NADP(+)), giving the protein MTITGEMLIGFSSVRGNEGEQRAFNPATHSEIAEPVFGMGGVAEVGRAASLAAQAFDVYRNAPLAKRAAFLEAIADNILDLGDELIERAHAETGLPLQRLQGERARTVGQLRLFAQVVRDGHFLGSTIDHAQPERQPLPRADLRLAKVPVGPVAVFGASNFPLAFSVAGGDTASALAAGAPVVVKAHSAHLGTSKLVGCAIQKAVKENGLPEGTFSLLFGSGRTLGEALVSHPAVKAVGFTGSRQGGLALLRIANARAEPIPVYAEMSSINPVFLFPAALENRAEAIGRAFVDSLTMGAGQFCTNPGLVLAVDGAGLDRFVQAASEALTTRPAQTMLTPGIFDAYCAGTRNVDAVEGVEKVAQGQPAGERANAAQAALYVTDAQRLLNSPELEAEMFGPASVVIRARNVDELLEVAEHIEGQLTVTLQIDAADHADAQRLLPVLERKAGRILANGFPTGVEVCHAMVHGGPFPSTSNAMFTSVGATAIDRFLRPVCYQDLPDALLPDALKERNPLGVWRFVDGEKTAPAQTAN; this is encoded by the coding sequence ATGACAATCACAGGCGAAATGCTCATCGGCTTCTCCTCGGTGCGAGGCAACGAGGGTGAACAGCGCGCGTTCAATCCCGCGACCCATTCGGAAATCGCGGAGCCGGTATTCGGCATGGGCGGTGTCGCGGAAGTCGGGCGCGCGGCGTCGCTGGCTGCGCAGGCTTTCGATGTCTACCGCAATGCTCCGCTCGCAAAGCGCGCGGCATTTCTCGAAGCGATTGCCGACAATATTCTGGATCTCGGCGACGAACTCATCGAGCGCGCGCATGCCGAGACGGGCTTGCCACTCCAGCGCCTGCAAGGAGAGCGTGCGCGCACGGTCGGTCAGTTGCGGCTGTTTGCACAGGTCGTGCGGGACGGGCACTTTCTCGGCTCGACGATCGACCATGCGCAGCCCGAACGTCAACCTTTGCCGCGTGCGGACCTGCGTCTCGCGAAAGTGCCTGTCGGTCCCGTTGCCGTGTTCGGCGCGAGCAACTTTCCGCTCGCGTTCTCCGTTGCGGGAGGCGATACGGCGTCGGCGCTGGCCGCGGGCGCGCCCGTCGTGGTCAAGGCGCACAGCGCGCATCTGGGCACGTCGAAGCTGGTGGGCTGCGCGATCCAGAAGGCAGTAAAAGAAAACGGCTTGCCAGAAGGCACTTTCTCGCTGCTGTTCGGTTCGGGCCGCACGCTCGGCGAAGCGCTGGTGTCGCATCCGGCGGTCAAGGCGGTCGGCTTCACGGGCTCGCGGCAGGGCGGACTCGCACTGTTGCGCATCGCGAACGCTCGCGCCGAGCCGATTCCCGTGTATGCGGAGATGAGCAGCATCAATCCCGTATTCCTGTTTCCGGCTGCGCTCGAAAACCGTGCTGAAGCAATCGGCCGCGCGTTCGTCGATTCTCTGACGATGGGTGCAGGCCAGTTCTGCACGAATCCCGGCCTCGTACTCGCCGTCGATGGCGCGGGCCTCGACAGGTTCGTGCAGGCAGCAAGCGAAGCGTTGACCACCAGGCCGGCTCAGACGATGTTGACGCCCGGCATCTTCGATGCGTACTGCGCGGGAACCCGCAATGTCGACGCAGTTGAGGGCGTGGAGAAGGTCGCGCAGGGGCAACCGGCAGGTGAGCGCGCAAATGCCGCGCAGGCTGCGCTCTACGTGACCGATGCACAGCGCCTGCTCAACTCGCCTGAACTCGAGGCGGAGATGTTCGGACCGGCATCCGTCGTGATTCGCGCGCGCAATGTTGATGAACTGCTGGAGGTGGCAGAACACATTGAAGGGCAGCTCACCGTGACGCTGCAAATAGATGCAGCGGATCATGCCGACGCGCAGCGCCTGTTGCCCGTGCTCGAAAGAAAGGCTGGCCGCATTCTGGCCAATGGCTTCCCGACGGGCGTCGAAGTCTGCCACGCGATGGTTCACGGCGGCCCGTTCCCATCGACTTCGAATGCGATGTTCACGTCGGTGGGCGCGACGGCCATCGATCGATTCCTGCGTCCCGTCTGCTATCAGGATCTACCTGATGCGTTGCTTCCGGACGCGTTGAAGGAGCGCAATCCTTTGGGCGTGTGGCGCTTCGTCGACGGCGAAAAAACGGCGCCCGCGCAAACGGCTAATTAA
- a CDS encoding DUF4148 domain-containing protein, with amino-acid sequence MRSLAKTVAVLFVLAVPVAAFAQSTQSPITRAQVRAELVQAEKDGYSPLAWADYPYGEIQAAEFRAAAHNAKAADASGYGPATNGTSQSGDIAR; translated from the coding sequence ATGAGATCGCTAGCCAAAACTGTCGCTGTCCTGTTCGTGCTTGCTGTGCCCGTCGCTGCGTTCGCGCAATCGACGCAGTCGCCAATCACACGCGCGCAGGTTCGCGCGGAACTGGTTCAGGCCGAGAAAGACGGTTACAGTCCGCTCGCGTGGGCCGATTATCCGTATGGCGAAATTCAGGCTGCGGAATTCCGCGCCGCTGCGCATAACGCGAAAGCCGCTGATGCGTCCGGTTATGGTCCTGCAACGAACGGCACTTCGCAGTCGGGCGATATCGCCAGGTGA
- a CDS encoding branched-chain amino acid ABC transporter substrate-binding protein — protein sequence MKTPLSFTRFALATSLAAGALMASPVVFAGDVTIGFAAPLTGGSAHYGVDLKRGVELALDDANAKKLVIGGQPVHFVIDAEDDQGDPRMGSQVAQKMVDSKVVGIVGHFNSGTSIPASRIYNTAGIPMVSPTATNPTLTSQGFLNVFRVVNSDAQMGQLAGHSAVNALKGKSIAVIDDRTAFGQGMADEFVKGVEAAGGKIVDREFTQDKAVDFKSQLTRIKSFNPDVVFWGGLDQQAGLLMKQMRQLGIRAAMLGGGSFENETFLKVAGESAEGAMSWDYGIPLSKMKTGREFDEKMKAKYKEGVVAYAPSAYDATWVLINAMQKANSTDPKVYGPLVKSVSFEGISGNIAFMPNGDMKDPTATFYKVVGGKWVPQAVAVGDKVEPLKN from the coding sequence ATGAAGACCCCGCTTTCGTTCACACGCTTCGCGCTGGCCACGTCACTGGCTGCTGGCGCGCTCATGGCCAGTCCCGTGGTGTTCGCGGGCGACGTCACAATCGGCTTCGCGGCGCCGTTGACGGGAGGGTCGGCGCACTACGGCGTCGATCTGAAACGCGGCGTCGAACTGGCGCTCGATGACGCCAACGCGAAGAAACTCGTGATCGGCGGCCAGCCGGTGCACTTCGTGATCGACGCCGAGGACGATCAGGGCGACCCGCGCATGGGCTCGCAGGTCGCGCAGAAAATGGTGGATTCGAAGGTTGTGGGCATCGTCGGACACTTCAATTCGGGCACGAGCATCCCTGCATCGCGCATCTACAACACGGCAGGCATTCCGATGGTCTCGCCGACGGCCACGAATCCGACGCTGACGTCGCAGGGCTTTCTCAACGTGTTCCGCGTGGTGAACTCGGATGCGCAGATGGGGCAGCTGGCGGGCCACTCGGCCGTCAACGCGCTCAAGGGCAAGAGCATTGCCGTGATCGACGACCGGACCGCGTTCGGGCAAGGCATGGCCGACGAGTTCGTCAAAGGCGTCGAGGCCGCGGGCGGCAAGATCGTCGATCGCGAATTCACGCAAGACAAGGCCGTCGACTTCAAGTCGCAACTCACGCGCATCAAGTCGTTCAATCCCGATGTGGTGTTCTGGGGCGGTCTCGACCAGCAAGCAGGCTTGCTGATGAAGCAGATGCGGCAGCTGGGCATCCGTGCGGCGATGCTGGGCGGCGGCAGCTTCGAAAACGAAACGTTCCTCAAGGTCGCGGGCGAAAGCGCGGAAGGCGCGATGTCGTGGGACTACGGCATTCCGTTGTCGAAGATGAAGACGGGCCGCGAATTCGACGAAAAGATGAAGGCCAAATACAAGGAAGGCGTGGTGGCCTATGCGCCGTCCGCGTACGACGCCACGTGGGTGCTGATCAACGCGATGCAAAAGGCCAACTCGACGGATCCGAAAGTATATGGACCGCTCGTAAAGTCCGTTTCGTTCGAAGGCATCTCTGGAAATATTGCGTTCATGCCGAATGGCGACATGAAGGATCCGACGGCGACGTTCTACAAGGTGGTCGGCGGCAAATGGGTGCCGCAAGCCGTTGCCGTCGGCGACAAGGTCGAGCCGCTCAAGAACTGA
- a CDS encoding MFS transporter: MDVNSEAEYLLDDDNNPTARRHETGPTRRTVGRRELKRVVLASVVGSFVEWFEFSVYGYLAAVMGRVFFPASAPGTQLVASLAAFAIAFFARPFGGFIFGPIGDRYGRKNVLTVTIVLMALATFCIGLIPDHDAIGIASPILLVLLRLLQGVSAGGEASGAAIFVAEYCKDRNRTLVTSWIEVGCMSGFCFGALVAALLSHAFVQTQIDAWAWRLPFLLALPLGAIGLYIRNRLEETPTFEAAHRAGGFRELFASHKAALLQSSGIIIVTNVTLFIVVTYIPTYLVSTLRLDASTGFTIALVSQAFLIVTIPLLAVLADKVGRKTMMLAGSVALAVLAVPCFHLLTVESVGQRLIALLLLNLCLAALLSCIYSQIPSLFETGVRFTGMAVSYNVSVALFAGTAPMINSWLIQSTGSRMIPAYYLIAAAVIGLIALACCVDRTGGPMRGDSRSVG; encoded by the coding sequence ATGGATGTCAACAGCGAAGCGGAGTACCTTCTCGACGACGACAACAATCCTACCGCTCGTCGACACGAAACCGGCCCCACGCGCCGCACAGTCGGACGACGCGAGCTGAAGCGCGTCGTACTTGCATCGGTCGTGGGCAGCTTCGTGGAGTGGTTCGAGTTCTCGGTGTACGGATACCTTGCCGCCGTCATGGGGCGCGTGTTCTTTCCAGCGAGCGCGCCCGGCACGCAGCTTGTCGCGTCGCTGGCCGCATTCGCGATTGCGTTTTTCGCGCGTCCATTCGGCGGCTTTATTTTCGGGCCGATAGGCGATCGCTACGGACGCAAGAACGTGCTGACTGTCACCATCGTGTTGATGGCGCTCGCGACGTTTTGCATCGGCCTGATTCCTGATCACGACGCGATCGGTATCGCATCGCCGATTCTGCTCGTGCTGCTTCGGTTGCTGCAAGGCGTGTCGGCAGGCGGCGAAGCGAGCGGCGCGGCGATCTTCGTCGCGGAGTATTGCAAGGATCGCAACCGCACGCTGGTAACCAGCTGGATCGAAGTCGGCTGCATGAGCGGTTTCTGTTTCGGCGCGCTGGTGGCGGCGTTGCTCAGTCACGCGTTCGTTCAGACGCAGATCGATGCGTGGGCGTGGCGGCTGCCGTTTTTGCTTGCGCTGCCGCTCGGTGCGATCGGCCTCTATATCCGCAATCGGCTCGAAGAGACGCCGACGTTCGAAGCTGCACACAGGGCAGGCGGCTTTCGCGAGCTGTTCGCGTCGCACAAGGCTGCGTTGTTGCAATCGAGCGGCATCATCATCGTGACCAACGTGACGCTGTTCATCGTCGTCACGTATATCCCGACTTATCTGGTGAGCACGTTGCGGCTCGATGCATCGACGGGCTTCACGATCGCGCTCGTATCGCAAGCGTTCCTGATCGTGACGATTCCATTGCTGGCTGTGCTAGCCGACAAAGTCGGACGCAAGACGATGATGCTGGCGGGCAGCGTTGCGCTCGCCGTGCTTGCTGTGCCGTGTTTTCACCTGCTCACAGTCGAAAGCGTCGGACAGCGCTTGATAGCCTTGCTGCTTCTGAACCTGTGTCTTGCCGCGCTGCTGTCGTGCATCTATTCGCAGATACCGTCGCTGTTCGAAACGGGTGTGCGCTTCACGGGCATGGCGGTGAGCTACAACGTGTCCGTGGCGCTGTTCGCAGGCACGGCGCCGATGATCAATTCATGGCTGATACAGAGCACCGGCAGCCGCATGATTCCCGCCTACTATCTGATCGCTGCTGCCGTGATCGGTTTGATCGCGCTGGCTTGTTGCGTGGACCGCACGGGCGGGCCGATGCGTGGAGATTCGCGCAGCGTCGGTTGA
- a CDS encoding FadR/GntR family transcriptional regulator — translation MTLDAETLLKNAASSGKRRSLTELVIQALNDKIDRGEYAPGAKLPTEPELCTEFGVSRTVIREAVASLKLGRRLIARHGVGVFVADAAQSAGAGFIDSNTLNNSMHVLELRIGVETECAAYAAQRRSAAHLRALKEVYARMEIVAVDDDAECARADFEFHLAVATCSENPHFTSILRTLGQEIIIDLRLKHAKANPKERKTYIRRIQREHGDILDAIEKQDESAARRAMRRHLNESLERYHNLSSTRAE, via the coding sequence ATGACTCTGGATGCTGAAACCCTCCTCAAAAACGCTGCGAGTTCGGGAAAGCGCCGCAGCCTGACCGAACTGGTCATTCAGGCACTCAACGACAAGATCGACCGCGGCGAATATGCGCCGGGCGCCAAGCTGCCTACCGAGCCCGAGCTGTGCACCGAATTCGGCGTCAGCCGCACAGTGATCCGCGAAGCAGTCGCGTCACTCAAACTCGGTCGCCGTCTGATCGCACGTCACGGCGTGGGCGTGTTCGTCGCTGATGCAGCACAATCCGCCGGCGCGGGCTTCATCGATTCCAACACGTTGAACAACTCCATGCACGTGCTCGAGTTGCGCATCGGCGTCGAAACCGAATGTGCAGCGTATGCCGCGCAGCGCCGTTCGGCGGCGCATTTGCGCGCGTTGAAGGAAGTGTATGCACGCATGGAAATCGTCGCCGTCGATGACGACGCCGAATGCGCACGCGCCGATTTCGAATTCCATCTTGCCGTCGCCACCTGCTCCGAGAATCCGCATTTCACGTCGATCCTGCGGACGCTGGGACAAGAGATCATCATCGATCTGCGTCTGAAGCACGCGAAGGCAAATCCGAAAGAACGCAAGACGTACATCCGGCGCATTCAGCGCGAACACGGCGACATTCTCGATGCAATCGAGAAGCAGGACGAAAGCGCGGCGCGCCGTGCGATGCGGCGCCATCTCAACGAGAGCCTCGAGCGCTATCACAATCTGTCGAGCACGCGCGCAGAGTAA
- a CDS encoding SDR family NAD(P)-dependent oxidoreductase codes for MKNQRVVIVGGASGLGLTVAKLMLADGAESVALIDKNGPLLDETVGALKAQGHQVFGAVGDITRKESAQVVFRKALEALGRVDCLINSAAIYPRRPILEISDDEWDLENAVNIKGTYHMMVAAIEHMRSRPKVEAHVAGRIVNITSVDAFKAHPQNAHYAATKAAVVSLTKSFAQEVAKDGILVNSVAPAGFATDKAKKAGFLGELAAANPLGRAAEPEEIAQWVVMMASARNTYATGENVIVSGGYIYA; via the coding sequence ATGAAGAATCAACGAGTCGTTATCGTCGGTGGCGCTTCCGGGCTTGGGTTGACCGTCGCAAAGCTGATGCTCGCGGACGGCGCAGAAAGCGTTGCGCTGATCGACAAGAACGGGCCGCTGCTCGACGAAACCGTCGGCGCGCTGAAGGCGCAGGGTCATCAGGTGTTCGGCGCGGTGGGCGACATCACGCGCAAGGAATCCGCGCAGGTGGTCTTTCGCAAAGCACTGGAAGCACTCGGCCGTGTCGATTGTTTGATCAACAGTGCGGCGATCTATCCGCGCCGCCCGATCCTCGAAATCTCCGACGACGAGTGGGACCTCGAAAACGCCGTCAACATCAAAGGCACGTATCACATGATGGTCGCTGCAATCGAGCACATGCGCAGCCGTCCGAAGGTCGAGGCGCATGTCGCGGGACGCATCGTGAACATCACGTCGGTCGATGCATTCAAGGCTCATCCGCAGAACGCGCACTATGCTGCGACGAAAGCGGCCGTCGTGAGCCTCACGAAATCGTTCGCGCAGGAAGTGGCGAAGGACGGCATTCTCGTCAATTCGGTTGCACCAGCGGGCTTTGCGACGGACAAGGCGAAGAAGGCAGGTTTCCTCGGCGAACTGGCTGCTGCGAATCCGCTGGGACGTGCAGCGGAACCCGAAGAAATCGCGCAATGGGTCGTCATGATGGCGAGCGCGCGCAACACCTATGCGACGGGAGAAAACGTGATCGTGAGCGGCGGTTATATCTACGCCTGA
- a CDS encoding SDR family oxidoreductase: MISHSYRTALVTGASSGIGRAIAQRLVNDGLQVYALGRDARALDALASECNVTPIALDLQDTAPLRDLFGRVDIDVVVNNAGLLPAIAKFGDSELTDIDRMIDINLRAPLRLAHMALDGMTKRKRGHLFFIGSSAGRFPHPNTAVYGATKAAISMFCDSLRCDLLGTKVRVTEIAPGRVQTSLYRTALGTQGANEKLYDAYRSIQPENIAELIATALSLPDAVDVSRMEVFPTDQAAGGSQIVAVE; encoded by the coding sequence ATGATTTCCCATTCCTATCGGACCGCGCTGGTGACGGGCGCGTCGAGCGGTATCGGACGCGCGATCGCGCAGCGGCTCGTCAATGACGGGCTGCAAGTCTATGCGCTCGGCCGCGATGCCAGGGCGCTCGATGCGCTCGCGAGCGAATGCAACGTCACGCCGATCGCGCTGGATCTGCAGGACACGGCGCCTTTGCGCGATCTGTTCGGGCGCGTCGACATCGACGTCGTCGTGAACAACGCGGGGCTGCTGCCCGCGATTGCGAAATTCGGCGACAGCGAGCTGACGGATATTGACCGCATGATCGATATCAATCTGCGTGCGCCGTTGCGTCTTGCGCACATGGCGCTCGACGGCATGACGAAACGCAAGCGCGGTCATCTGTTTTTTATCGGTTCGAGTGCGGGACGCTTCCCGCATCCGAACACGGCCGTCTATGGCGCGACCAAGGCCGCGATCAGCATGTTCTGCGATTCGCTGCGGTGCGATCTGCTCGGCACCAAAGTCCGCGTCACTGAGATCGCGCCGGGCCGCGTGCAAACGAGCCTGTATCGCACCGCGCTCGGCACGCAAGGCGCGAACGAAAAGCTCTACGACGCCTATCGTTCGATCCAGCCGGAGAACATCGCCGAACTGATTGCCACGGCGCTCTCATTGCCCGATGCCGTCGACGTCTCGCGCATGGAAGTTTTTCCGACCGATCAGGCTGCGGGCGGCTCGCAGATCGTCGCGGTCGAGTAA
- a CDS encoding NAD(P)/FAD-dependent oxidoreductase codes for MAQQASKNHYDVVIVGGAVVGSATAYFLATNPDFKGSVLVVERDWTYAKSATALSSASIRHQFSNPLNIRISQFGTEFIRNFHELVEVDGDAPELGFKENGYLYLGDAKGAPMFERNYATQRENGADVALLDQAKLKERFPWLNTEGLVNGVYGQSGEGWFDSYGLLQGMRKKARSLGIEYIENEVVDVIREGAHVTGVKLKSGESIGCGLMVNAAGTRGPAMARLAGLDIPVEPRKRCLFVFDCRTPLQGTVPLTIDTTGIFFRPEGQYYLTGCYPEPDPLADVDDFDVIHSEFEEIIWPALAERVPAFEAIKVVNSWAGHYDFCVLDHNAIVGPHPEVANFLFANGFSGHGLQQSPAIGRGLSELIVYGQYRSLDLAPLGYERVVANQPFLEEGVI; via the coding sequence ATGGCACAGCAAGCATCAAAGAACCACTATGACGTGGTGATCGTGGGCGGCGCAGTCGTCGGCAGCGCGACCGCGTATTTTCTCGCGACGAATCCGGATTTCAAGGGCTCGGTGCTGGTGGTCGAACGCGACTGGACTTACGCGAAGTCAGCGACGGCGCTGTCGAGCGCGTCGATTCGTCATCAGTTTTCGAATCCGCTGAACATCAGGATCTCGCAGTTCGGCACTGAGTTCATTCGCAATTTTCACGAACTCGTTGAGGTGGACGGTGACGCGCCCGAACTCGGTTTCAAGGAAAACGGCTACCTGTACCTCGGCGATGCGAAAGGCGCGCCGATGTTCGAGCGTAACTACGCGACGCAACGCGAGAACGGCGCCGATGTCGCGCTGCTCGATCAGGCGAAGTTGAAAGAGCGCTTTCCGTGGCTGAATACGGAAGGGCTCGTGAACGGTGTCTATGGACAAAGCGGCGAAGGCTGGTTCGATAGTTATGGTCTGCTGCAGGGCATGCGCAAGAAGGCGCGCTCGCTCGGCATCGAATACATCGAAAACGAAGTGGTCGATGTGATTCGCGAAGGCGCGCACGTCACAGGCGTCAAACTGAAGAGCGGCGAGAGCATCGGTTGCGGCCTGATGGTGAATGCAGCGGGCACGCGCGGCCCGGCGATGGCGCGTCTAGCCGGCCTCGATATTCCTGTCGAGCCGCGCAAGCGCTGTCTGTTCGTCTTCGATTGCCGCACGCCGCTGCAAGGCACCGTTCCGCTCACGATCGATACGACGGGGATCTTCTTCCGACCCGAAGGACAGTACTACCTGACGGGCTGCTATCCGGAGCCCGATCCGCTTGCTGACGTCGACGACTTCGACGTGATCCACTCCGAGTTTGAAGAGATCATCTGGCCCGCGCTTGCCGAACGCGTTCCCGCATTCGAAGCGATCAAGGTCGTGAATTCGTGGGCGGGCCATTACGACTTCTGCGTGCTGGACCATAACGCGATCGTCGGACCGCATCCGGAAGTCGCGAACTTCCTGTTCGCCAACGGATTCAGCGGCCATGGTTTGCAGCAATCGCCGGCAATTGGCCGGGGCTTGAGCGAACTGATCGTCTACGGCCAGTACCGTTCGCTCGATCTCGCGCCGCTCGGTTATGAGCGCGTGGTCGCTAATCAGCCCTTCCTCGAAGAAGGCGTGATCTGA
- a CDS encoding NAD-dependent epimerase/dehydratase family protein produces the protein MTDISKPPFKNILITGAAGALGSVLRESLRPYAEQLTLSDRASLGEVRANERHFVCELADRNAVFEMMKGVDMVIHLGGAPRENTFQVILDSNIAGSYHIYEAARQEGVKRVIYASSVHAIGFYECVETIDANVPQRPDSLYGVSKAFVENLSRYYFDKFGLESVCVRIGSCFPKPVDRRMLATWLSYDDFSHLCIQALMTPSVGHMIVYGNSNNSANFWDNTQAGYLGYRPQDAADSYRAEVYANTPIGDPKHPAVRFQGGQFAADGHFEDDPKNR, from the coding sequence ATGACCGACATCAGCAAGCCTCCGTTCAAGAACATCCTGATCACGGGCGCCGCGGGCGCGCTCGGTTCCGTGCTGCGCGAATCGCTGCGACCATACGCCGAACAGCTGACGCTCAGCGATCGCGCCTCGCTCGGCGAAGTCCGCGCGAACGAGCGTCACTTCGTCTGCGAGCTGGCCGACCGCAACGCCGTGTTCGAGATGATGAAGGGCGTCGACATGGTGATTCATCTGGGCGGCGCACCGCGCGAGAACACCTTCCAGGTCATTCTCGATTCGAATATCGCGGGCAGCTATCACATCTACGAAGCGGCGCGTCAGGAAGGCGTGAAGCGCGTGATCTACGCGAGTTCCGTGCACGCGATCGGCTTCTACGAATGCGTAGAGACCATCGATGCCAACGTGCCGCAGCGCCCGGACAGCCTCTACGGCGTGAGCAAGGCGTTCGTCGAAAATCTCTCGCGCTACTACTTCGACAAGTTCGGACTCGAATCGGTGTGCGTGCGCATCGGCTCGTGTTTCCCGAAGCCTGTCGATCGTCGAATGCTCGCAACCTGGCTTTCCTACGACGACTTCTCGCATCTGTGCATTCAGGCGCTGATGACGCCGAGCGTCGGCCATATGATCGTCTACGGCAACTCGAACAACAGCGCGAACTTCTGGGACAACACGCAGGCCGGCTACCTTGGCTATCGTCCGCAAGATGCCGCCGATAGCTATCGCGCCGAGGTCTATGCGAACACGCCCATCGGCGATCCGAAGCATCCTGCCGTGCGCTTTCAGGGCGGTCAGTTCGCCGCCGACGGCCACTTCGAAGATGATCCGAAGAACCGGTAA
- a CDS encoding hydantoinase B/oxoprolinase family protein, which produces MSLSNLDTIHMQVMWNRLISVVEEQAMALIRTAFSTSVREAGDLSAGIFDKRGRMLAQAVTGTPGHVNTMAEAVEHFMNDIGIDRMYEGDVYLTNDPWKGTGHLHDFTVVSPSFHNGELIGYFASTAHVVDIGGRGFGPDSREIYEEGLFVPIMKLIERGEVNRDLINILRNNVREPDKVVGDLYALAACNETGHKRLLEMLREFDLKDVEGIGEFILARSREATLERIAALPKGTQTNDMTLDGYDTPVKLNVTLTVENDHLLADFAGSSPSSPFGINVPLLYAKAYACYGLKCIIAPEVPNNAASLEPFRVQAPAGCILNAQRPSPVAVRHVLGHFVPDLVLGALHKILPDRVPAEGSGALWNLHVSARPVQEGSGLKGSEILMFNSGGTGARAELDGLSATAFPSGVHAMSVEATEQVGPIVVWRKEMRSGSGGAGKLRGGLGQIVEIGPRAGYHFRFNAMFDRIDHPARGQSGGQSGAPGQVTLSDGTKMKGKGTQAVAEHERVTLSLPGGGGIGSPEQRDREALLRDIRNEYISEAQLRDDYGLTLDALKTSAGQ; this is translated from the coding sequence ATGTCTCTTAGCAATCTCGACACGATCCACATGCAGGTGATGTGGAACCGCCTGATTTCCGTCGTGGAAGAACAGGCGATGGCCCTGATCCGTACCGCGTTCAGCACCAGCGTACGCGAAGCGGGCGACCTCTCGGCAGGTATCTTCGACAAGCGCGGCCGCATGCTCGCGCAAGCCGTGACGGGCACGCCCGGACACGTGAACACGATGGCGGAAGCCGTCGAGCACTTCATGAACGACATCGGCATCGACAGGATGTACGAAGGCGATGTCTATCTGACCAACGATCCGTGGAAAGGCACGGGCCACCTGCACGACTTCACGGTTGTGTCCCCTTCGTTCCATAACGGTGAACTGATCGGCTACTTCGCCAGCACGGCGCACGTGGTCGATATCGGCGGCCGCGGTTTCGGCCCGGACTCGCGCGAAATCTACGAAGAAGGCCTGTTCGTGCCGATCATGAAGCTGATCGAGCGCGGCGAAGTCAATCGCGATCTGATTAACATTTTGCGCAACAACGTGCGCGAGCCCGACAAGGTCGTCGGCGATCTCTATGCACTCGCAGCGTGTAACGAAACGGGCCACAAGCGTCTGCTGGAAATGCTCAGGGAGTTCGATCTGAAAGATGTCGAAGGCATCGGCGAATTCATTCTGGCGCGCAGCCGCGAAGCGACGCTCGAACGCATCGCCGCGCTGCCGAAGGGCACGCAGACCAACGACATGACGCTCGACGGTTACGACACGCCCGTCAAGCTCAACGTGACGCTGACTGTCGAGAACGATCATCTGCTGGCGGACTTCGCCGGTTCGTCGCCGTCCAGTCCGTTCGGCATCAACGTGCCGCTGCTCTACGCGAAAGCGTACGCATGCTATGGGCTGAAATGCATCATCGCGCCGGAAGTGCCGAACAACGCGGCATCGCTGGAACCGTTCCGCGTGCAGGCGCCTGCGGGCTGCATTCTCAACGCGCAACGCCCGAGTCCCGTCGCGGTTCGTCACGTGCTCGGCCACTTCGTGCCTGACCTCGTACTCGGCGCATTGCACAAGATCTTGCCGGACCGCGTGCCTGCGGAAGGCTCCGGCGCGCTGTGGAACCTGCATGTGAGCGCGCGTCCCGTGCAGGAAGGGTCCGGCCTCAAGGGCAGCGAAATCCTGATGTTCAACAGCGGCGGCACGGGCGCGCGTGCGGAACTCGATGGTCTGTCCGCAACGGCATTTCCGAGCGGCGTGCACGCGATGTCCGTCGAAGCCACTGAGCAAGTTGGACCGATCGTCGTGTGGCGCAAGGAAATGCGCTCGGGCTCGGGCGGCGCCGGCAAGCTGCGCGGCGGCCTCGGACAGATCGTCGAAATCGGACCGCGCGCAGGCTATCACTTCCGCTTCAACGCAATGTTCGATCGCATCGATCATCCCGCGCGTGGACAGTCGGGCGGCCAGTCCGGCGCACCGGGTCAGGTCACGCTGTCGGACGGCACGAAGATGAAGGGCAAAGGCACCCAGGCCGTCGCCGAACATGAACGCGTCACGCTGTCGCTGCCGGGCGGCGGCGGCATCGGTTCGCCGGAGCAGCGCGACCGCGAAGCATTGTTGCGCGATATCCGTAACGAGTACATCTCCGAAGCGCAACTGCGTGACGACTACGGGCTCACGCTCGATGCGCTGAAAACATCGGCAGGACAGTAA